GGCACCGGCGGCGGAGGCGAGCAGCGCGTAGTCCGCGTAGGTGGACCTGGCCAGCTCCAGCGGGACGGCATGTCCGTCGGCCTCCAGTCCGAGCGCCGACATCACGCGCCGGGCATGTGCGGCCCTCTCGTCGGCGTCGAGTTTCCCGTCGCCGTCGGTGTCGAGGGCTTCGGCGAAGGCGGGGGCCACCAGCACGCCCGGTGTGAGGGCGAGTTCTATGTCGAGCCGGGAATCGTCGGGGGTGAGGTAGGCCTGCTGGACGATCTCGTCCGTGGGATGGGCCTGGGCCGGTGCGGCCGCGAGGCCTGACCCGGCGGCGGCCAGCACGAGGCCGACCGTCCACCGGGCCAGGCGGCGTTGGACAGGGCTCAAGGATCAGTCCCCCGCGCCGTAGTCGTTGCCGGTCTCACGGTAGATGGCGTGGATATGGCTGGTGCCGCCCATGTTCCGCTGGTGGGCGAACTCGATGGTGAAGTCGGGACTCTGGACGCGGTAGTAGATCGGCTGGTCGCTCGACGTGGAACCTGACCAGGCGAAGTACGTGGAGCCGAGGTTCGCCTCCGCCGACTCCAGCTTGGACGCGGCCTGTTCGTCATTGAGCGGGCTGATCCACTCGGCGACCAGGTCGAGCAGCAGCGTCCGCTGCGCGGTGGTGAAGGTGGACGCCTGGACGCCCTCGTAGGCCAGGGTCTTCCCGTCCTGACCAGCGCCCAGGATGATCTCGGTGACGGCCGTGTCCAGGACGGCGGCGGCGAGTTGGGTGCTGTCGAGGGACTGGACGACCGCGAAGGCCTTGTCGGTCTCGCCGGCCAGCGGCTCGTAGCTCACACCGTTGAGGGTGTAGGTGGCGGGCTGGACGCCGAAGAGGGTCGGGGCCAGGGTCATGGTGTCCCCGGTGAGCGTGATGTTGACGGCCAGGTGGTGGCCGCCGTACTGGACGGTCCACCGTCCGGTCGAGGACGGGGTGCCCAGGATGCGGATCCAGTAGTGGTCGGAGCCGTAGTCGTCGCTTCCGGTGGAGGTGTGCAGGACACCGTCGGCGGTGGTGATGCCGACGACCTGCTCGTATCCCTCGTCGCTGAGCGCCGCCTGCAGGATGGCGAGCACCGCCGCCCGCTGGGTGGAGGTGAGCGTGTCCATGCGCAGACCCGCGCGCGTGAACAGGCCGTCGGGCAGGTTGGACCACTGGGAGAGGTTGGACTGGGTGCGGGAGGCCTGGACGGTCGACTGCTGTGTGCTGCTGAGCGTGGCCAGGAACGCGTTGACCGCGGCGAGGGTCTCGGAGGCCGCCGTGGCCTCGGCGGAGTAGGCGACGGTGGTGGTGTCGGTGTCGGTGCGAGCGACGGACCCGAGTCCGGCGTCGCTCGTCGAGAGGACTGCCGCGACCAGAGCCGCGGTGGCGACGGTGAGGGCTGCACGGCGGGGGCGGCGAAAGGGGCGGGGCGAGACGGAGTTTCTCGGGAGTGGTAACACGTGGCCTCCTGTTCGGAAGGCGGCATGGCCTTGTGCGCGGGCACGCCGGTGGCTGTGAACCGGTCACGTCAATTCCGGTTCAAGAGAGCATCAAATTAGTCAACGATTCCGTTAACAATGTGGCTGACGTGATTCATGTGAGATTCACAGGCCTGCCCTGCGATGCCGGACCAGGACGGTGCGCGACTCGGTCGTGTCCCGCACTGCGTAGGCGGGTCCCTCGGTGCCCTGGCCGCTGTCCTTGACCCCGCCGTACGGCATGGGATCGGGGTGCGTGCTGGACGTGTCGTTGATGACCACGCCACCCGTCTCCAGGCGGCGGGCGAAGGTGAGGGCGATGTCGAGGTCCTGGCAGAACACCCCGGCCCGCAGGCCGTACCGGGTGGCGTCGGCCAGGCGTACCGCCTCGTCGAGGGAGCCGAAGGAGGCGGTCGCGAGCAGCGGGGCGAACGCCTCCTCTGAGGCGAGCCTGGCGCTTTCGGGCAGCCCGCTGAGCAGTGCCGGGGCCATCATCGAGCCTGCTCGCCGTCCTCCGGTGACCAGGCGGCTCCCGTGGCCGACGGCGACCGCGACCAGCGTTTCGGCGTGCACGGCCGCCTCGGTGCTGATCAACGGGCCGACCTGGGTGCCGGGCGCGCGCGGATCGCCGTACGCGAGGTCACCGACCAATGCGGCGAGTCGCTCGGTGACCTCGTCGGCGATCGTCTCGTGTACGAGGAGACGCTGGACGGAGGTGCACACCTGCCCGGCCTTGCGGTATCCGGCGCGGACGACCAGCGGAAGGGCGTGGTCGAGGTCGGCGTCGTGCCAGAGCAGGGTCGGGGAGTTGGAGCCGAGTTCCAGGTGGGTGCGGGCGAGGCCGCCACCGCGAAGGCCGCAGCGAGGATCGGGGCACCGGGGTGATGAAAGGCGTCGCGACAGATGTCGTCGAGCTTCCCGGCGTGAGCGGCGGTCCCGTTGAGCAGCGCCGCCGTCCGCACGTCCGCGGTCCGTCCGGAAGGAATGGGCCGCGCAGGTCCGCCGGTCGGGGCGAGCGCCTCGGTCAGGGTGCGGGCGGTCGGCGTTTCGGAGCCCGGGACGATGGCCGCGCCCCAGTCCATGACCGCGCGCACGGCGGCGTGCCGTACGTCCACCCTGAGGGGGTTCTTCCACTGGGCGACCGCTTCGACGGCGGTCATGGGAGGCTCCTCTCGGCCTAGAACTGGGCCTCGTACTGGGCCGGATCGATGCGTGCCTCGATGAGCAGCGGCCCGCTCGGGCCCGTGAGTCCGGCCATGGCCTTCTCCAACCCGGCCGCCGATGACACGCGTACGCCGTGGCAGCCCATCGATCCCGCGAGGGCGACCAGATCGATGTCGTGGAGGCGGGTCGCCGTGCTCGGGTAGCCGAGGGCCCGCTGCTTGAGCTCGATGCGGTTGAGGCTGCCGTCGCAGAACACCACCACCGCCAGCCTCAGTTGACGGGCGACGGCCAGCCGGAGTTCGGTGGCGGCCATCGTGAAGCCACCGTCGCCGATGAGGGCGACGACCGGGGCCTCGCCAAGTGTCATCTGGGCGGCGATCGCCCCGGGAAGCCCGAAACCCATGGAGGACAGGCCGTTGCTCATCAGAACGCTCCGGGGCCGGCGGGCCTGCCAGCCCTGGCCCACGAGGAGCTTGTGCGAACCCACGTCACAGGTGACGACGGTTTCGGCGGGCGCGCTCGCGCGGACGACGTCGATGACGTCGGTGGGGTTGAGACGACCGGCGACCCGCCCCGCGTAGTAGGCCGTGCGCAGCCGGTCCCGGTGCGCGGCCACGTCCCGTTCGTCCCATCGGGGCTCGCCCCGCCACTCGTCGGCGAGCCAGTCGATGCTCGCCGAGACGTCGCCGACCACCTCGCAGTCGCTGGGATAGACCTGGTCGGTGTTGGGGGTGGTGTCCACGTGCAGTACCGGTACGGCCAGGGACCAGGGCCTGATGAGCTCGACCGGGTCGAAGCCGGCGGCGACGACGAGGTCGCTGCCTGCCAGGAAGTCCCACAGGACCTGGTTGCACGCCATGTCGAGGACCCCGGCGAAGAGCGGGTGGTCCTCGGGGAACACCCCTTTGGCCATCGGTGACACCACCACGGGGGCAACGGCCCGCTCCGCCAGCCGGATCAACGCATCAGAGGCACCGCACCGGGTCGCCCCGGCCCCGGCGAGCAGTACCGGACGCCGGGCGGCGCGCAGTACGGCCGTAGGATCCGGGCCGCCCTCCGTGCGGTGGACCCGCACTCCCCCGGCGCCGCCGCCGAGCGGCGGCGGGGTGACGGCGTTGTCGGGAGCGGGCGCGGCGAAGGTCTCGGCGGAGCCGGTGAGGTGGACGGCACCCGGTCGTTCGGCGACGGCCAGCCGCAGTGCCTTGCGCATCACCGTGTCGACGGACCTGGGCTCGATCCGGCCCGCCCATTTGGTCACGGGAGAGAAGAGCAGTTTGTGATCGACCACTTGATGGGTGACCACGTCCTCGCGCCCGGCGTCGATCTGCCCGGAGATCGCCAGCAGCGGCACGCGGTCCCAGGTGGCGGCGGCCACCCCGTTGACGATCGACGTCGACCCGGGTCCCAGTGTCGACAGGCAGACGCCGGGCAACCCGGTCACCATCGCCTGCGCCTCGGCCATGAACACCGCGGTGCCCTCTCGGCCGGCGAGGACGACTTCGACGTCCTGGGCGCGCATGGCTTCCATCAGCTCGATGATCGGATCGCCCGGGTAGGCGAAGACGAACCGGCCCCCGGCGGCTCGGACGTAATCGGCCACCACCTCAGCGGTGTTGCCCATGTGAGCGCTCCAGGTTGTCGTGGTGGACGGACAGCGTCCGGAAGATCCCGTGGACGAATCCGGTGTACGGCGCGAGCCCGAACGCGACCACGACCGCGGCCACATGGAGCAGCGGCAGCGGACCGAATGCCCCTGTCTCCCGCAGCAGCAGGGTGAGCATCCCGGAGGCCGCGAGGACGAGCAGCGGCGTCCACCGCGACGGCATGGAACCCCCGTTCCTCGCCCGCCTGTTGGGCTTCCGCGTCCAGCAACTCCCGGAAGAAGCCACCGTCGTTGTACGCCGGTCCCCGCACGTGGAAACCCTCGGCGGCCTCACCCCAGTACCGGCCCAGCCAGGCGAGGTCCGCCTCGAAGCCGCCGCTCGCGCAGATCACGGAGGAGGCCCGGACCCGGCGGCCGTCGTCGGTGTGGAGCGCCGTGCAGATCTCACCGTCGACCTCCAGGTGCGTGACCTTCGTGTCGTACGCGATCGCCACCCCGGCCCGTTCGGCCGTGCGGTAGTAGGAGTTGAGCAGGGCCCTGCCGCCGCCGAGGAAGAAGCGGTTGGCGCGGGCCAGGTTGAGGGTGCCGGTGAGGGCGGGCTGCCAGCGTGCGCCGTGGGCGCTCATCCAGGCCGGCGCGTCGGCAGATTGACGGATCGTCAGTTCCGCGAGGCGTTCGTCGCTCGGGACTTCGCCGACTCCGCACAGGTCGGCCCGGAGCTCGGCGAAGGGGTAGGGGCCGGTGGTGTACTCGTCGCCGGTGTCGTGGGCGCACCGGATGTTGCGGGTGTGCCGGCTGTTGCCACCGCGGAAGTGCACGGGCGCTCGCTCCTGCACCAGCACGCGCGCTCCGGCATCGGCGGCGGTCAGCGCGGCGACGATCGCCGCGTTGCCGCCACCGCCGACCGCGATGTCGGCGTCGCCCGCGCTCACGTCTCGCGCAGGTTCGACGGCACGAGCGCGTCGTAGTCGGGATCCTTCGTGATGAGGCCGGATGCCTTGTGGAAGGCGACCGCGGCGTCGAAGGAGGTGCGCGGGAAGCCGTTCGTCGTCCGGATCTCCTCCTTCAGCAGCGGGAGCAGCGCCTCCAGCGCGGAGTCGGGCATGCCGCTGCGGTATCCGGCCAGCAGCTTCTTGATCTCCGCGGAGTCGCCTCCGTGGATGTCCTTCCGCGCCCGGACCAGGGCTCGTTGGAAGGCGGCTATCTCCTCGGCCTTCTTCTTCATGACGCTTGCGGTGGTGAACATGACTCCGTGGGACACGTGCTGCAGACCGGGGACGTCACCGCGGCACGGGGAGATGTACGTGATGCCGATGCCGTCCCCCTCCGCCTGCTGGGCCAGCGGCTGGGCGAACGACAGGGCGTCGACCTGGCCGCCCTTCAGGGCGCCGATCGCCGCGGTGGGCTCGCTGCCGAGGTTGACCAGTTCGGCGTCCTTCTTCGGGTCGAGGCCGACCTTCTTGAAGAGGTGGATGACCAGTGCCTCGGTTCCGCTGCCCGGCCCGGTGATGCCGATCTTCCTGCCCTTCAGGGACTCGATCCGCTCGTCCAGCGAGGCGTCGACCGCCGCTCCCCCGAACTTCGTGCCGGTGATGATGTCGATGTAGTAGGTGTCCACCATGTCCGCGACGAGGCTGAGGTTGTCGCCGGTCTGCGACAGTTTGAGGACGTCCGTCATCACCCCGCCGCCGAGTTCGATGCTGCCGGACTTCAGCGCGGCGGCCACCTTGGAGCCGTTGCCGAGCACCGCGGGCTCGTCGAAGGTGACGCCCTCCTTCTCGAAGTAGCCCTTCTCGGTCGCGACGAACATCGGGAAGAACGCGATCGACGTGCTCACCTGCCCGATGGAGAGCCTGCCGGTCTTGGTGGCGCCGGCGTCGGTGCAGCCCGCGCCGGTCAGCGTGACCACGCCGGTGGCGAGTACGCCCTTGACGAGTTGACGACGGTTCATGCGCGGCCCTCCAGAGGCTTCCAGCGGTTGGCCCTTCGATCGAGCACGCCGACGACCAGGTTCAGGACCGTGGCGATCGTTCCCAGCACGGCGAGCGTCGCGAAGACGCCGGCCGTGTCGTAGTTGGCGGCCGCGTCGCTGATCAGATAACCCAAGCCCCGGTTGGACGCGACCAGTTCGCCGATCACCGCGCCGATCAGGGAGTAGGGGACGGCGACCTTGAGGCCGGTGAGCAGACCGGTCATCGAACCGGGAAGGACGACCTTCCACACCACGTCACGGCGGCGTCCGCCCATCAGCCGGACCGCGTCGATCAGCCCACGGTCGACCTCCCGCACACCGACGGCGGTGTTGAGGAAGACCAGGAAGAACACCGTGACGGCGGCGAGCACCACCTTCATCTGCAGGCCTATGCCGAACCAGACGATGAACAGCGGCGCGAGAGCGACCTTCGGCAGCGAGTACAGCGCCACGATGAACGGGTCGACCACGCGATAGAAGGTCGGCAGGGAGGCCAGGACGAACCCGGCGAGCGCACCGGACCCGGCGCCGAAGGCGAACCCGAGCATGACCTCCTGGAGGGTGACCCAGGTGTTGGACCAGAGCAGACCGTCCCGGTGCCATTCGGCCAGCCGGCGCATGACGTCGAGCGGCCGACTGGTGAAGGTGACGTCGAACAGACGGCCCGCGCACAACTGCCAGGCGGCCAGCAGGACCACGACGAAGACCAGCCGGCCACCCCAGATGATCACCGCGCCGCCGTGCTTGTCCCACCAGCCCCGGTTCAGGGGCACGGTCACCGACTCACCGACGCTCTTCTCCGTGCTCTCCCGCGTACTCATGGCCGTGTCCGTCGTCTTCTTCTCGTCGACCGTGCTCATTGCGCCTCCCGCAGCGCCGCTGACATCTCCTTGTGCAGGGCGACGAAGTGCGGGTCCACCCGCAGCTCGTCGGCGTCGCGCGGCCTGGGCAGGTCGATCTCCTTGTCCAGGACCACGCGGCCGATCCGGCCGAGCACCACGACCCGGTCGCCCAGCAGCAGCGCCTCCTCGATGTCGTGCGTCACGAACACCACGGTCTGCCCGCTGTCCTGCCACAGCCGCAGCAGCTCGGCCTGCAGCACGGAGCGCAGCTGCGCGTCGAGAGCGCCGAAGGGTTCGTCGAGGAGCAGCACCTCCGGACCGCCGGCGAGCATCCGGGCCAGGCTCGCCCGGCGCCGCATACCGCCGGACAGCTCGCGGGGGTAGTGACGCTCGAAGCCGCTGAGGCCGACCCGCTCGATGAGATCCATCGCGCGTTTGCGGCGCTCCTGCGCGTCGACCCCCTTGATCTCCATGGGCATCTCGACGTTGCGGACGACATCGCGCCAGGGCATCAGGGTGTCGGACTGGGTCATGTAGCCGACCTCGGTGCGCGGGCCCGACACGGGCTTGCCCCGGTAGGTCACGTCACCCGACGTGGGCTGCATGAGCCCGGACATCATGTTCAGCATGGTCGACTTGCCGCAGCCGCTGCGGCCCAGGACCGTGACGAAACAGCCCTCCTCGATCCCGAGACTCAGGTCCCGCAGCGCCATGATCCCCAGATCGCCCTTGGCGAACTGCTTGGTCAGCCCCCGGACTTGCACAACACTGCTCATCGCTCACGCCGGTCCTTGGAAACGCCGGCGAGCCAGCGGGTGTTGTCCACGGCCATGACGTGGACCTCCTCCTCGGTGAACCCGGCGGCGAGCAACCGGTCGGCGAGGAGCGGCAGTCCGTCCTCCACCGGCGGGTTGAAGGGCTGGCCGAGATCGCTGGAGAGCACGGAGTGTTCCGGCCCGACCGCCCGGATGTTCTCCAGCCACAGTTCCCAGGAGACCTTGCCGGTGTACGGCGTGGTGAAGCACCGCTCCAACAGGGCGCCCTTCGCGGCGAGTTCACACTGACGCTCCACCCCCACGCGCTGGGAGGTGAACTCCGGGTGGGTAACGACGATCCGCCGTACGCCCTCCTCTGCCGCGGCGTCCACGACGGCCGCGATCTCGTCGGAGTGGAGATGACCGGTGGCGAGCGTCATGTCGTGCGCGGCGATCACCCGGAACACCTGCCGGGCACTCTCCAGCACCGCCCCGTCCGGCCCGAGCACGTCCACCGGGTCGGCCGTCATGCCCGCGGCCCGCAGTTCGTTCTGCAGCTGCACCCACATGGGCGGTGTGGCACCCTCGGGACTGTCCGCCGTACAGGCCCGTTCGTTGGCGCTGTCCACGGTCGGCAGCCAGACGAACTGTGCCCCGCCACGGCCGGCGATCTCCACGGCGATCGGGTTCATCCCACCCACCGAGGCGTTCAGGGTGATCGCCCCGACCGCGGCGAAGCCGGGCACCGCGTGGCGTACCACCTCGGCCCGTTCAGCCGTCGGGACGTAATGAGACTTGAGCACGAACCCGTCGAGACCGACCTCGGCGAAGCGGGACGCCAGAGTCAGATCGTCGACCCGTCGTTTCATCAGGTCGGGAGCGATGTGCACGTGGATGTCGTAGGCCCCCGCGACGAGAGCGCGGGCCCGGGCCGAAGGTGTCGGATGCGTGACTGATGGGTCGGCCATGTACGGCTCCTGTCGCCAATTTGGTGAGCCAGATTGTTGACAATCATCCGAGGAGCGTCAATGGTCCGCGCAGAAAGTGATGCCCGAACTCCGGCCGCACGCCCTCCACCAGGGGCGACGCACCTAACTCACAGGGAAAGAGGGCGAGTTGTTCGCGCTGCGCAGGGCGTCGATCACGCTCCCGATATGGTGTCCGACGGCCCTCTCCGCGGCTTCGGGATTCCGCCTGCAGATGGCATCGATGATCGCGAGATGCTCCGGCAGCGAGACGGACGGCCGTCCCGGCTGCACGGCGAGCCGAAACTGATGCCGCACCGACTGACCGCGCAACCGCTCGATCACGCCCTCGGCAATGCCCTGTCCGCTCATCTCCAGCACACGGCGATGCAGTCGATTGTTCAGCTCCGAGCAGGTCATCACCGCACCCGCGTCGACCGCGGCGGCCATCCGCTCGCCCATCTCGCACAGTTCGGCGATCTCCGCCTCGGTCGCCCGCTGCGCCGCCTTGGCCGCACAGAGCGCCTCCACCACCATTCGGACCTCGGTGATCTCGATCGCCTCCGCCAGGGACACCGCCCTCACCCGCGCACCCCGGTTCGGGATGCGTTCCACCAGCCCTTCGCTGTCCAACTGGAGCAGGGCGGAGCGCACGGCCCCGCGACCGACCTCGAACCGCTCCGACAGATCGGCCTCCACAAGCCGTCGCTCCGGTACATAGTCCCCGCTCAGGATCGCCTCCCGGATCGCCTCGACCACCTGGGCGGGCCCGGACGGGACTTTGCGTGCAGCCGGCACGTGGCCTCCTCTCCATGCCTCCCCCACGCGGAGGGAAGACTGGCGACGATATTGTTGCCAATTCCGGGGAGTGGTCCATGAGTTCCACCACCGTGCAGGCCCTGCGGATCGCGGTACTCGGCCTGGGAGAGGCGGGCAGCGCCATCGCGGCCGACCTGGTCGCCGCGGGCGTACACGTGCGCGGCTACGACCCCAGGGGCGCGGCACTCCCGGGTGTGGAGGAGACCGACAGCGAGTCGGAGGCCGCCGCGGACTGCGATCTCGTTCTGAGCGTCAACAGCGCCGCGGACGCTGCGGACGCCCTGCGGGCGGGCCTGGCCGGCACGACACCCGGCTGCCTCTGGGCCGACCTGAACACCGCGTCACCCACGCTGAAACGCCTCCTGGGCAGGACCGCCGGTGACGCCGGCACCGGCACCGGCGGCCGTCCGGCCTGGCCATGGCCGAGCGGGACGTGGACCGGCGGGAACCACAGACCGCGCAGGACCAGCTCGCCGGGCTGACACGTCGTGCGCGAGACCGGATCCACCGGCAGGCAGGCGGCCTCTGCGGCTCGACCGCGTCGACCGCGTCGACCGCCGAGCCCTTCAGCGGCCGCGAGTACGTCGGCGGCCGGTCGGTGGCCAGTTCCCGCTTCACCGTGTCTTCGAGATGCCCAGATGCCGGGCGATCGCCCTGATCGTCATCTCCTCGGCCCGGTGCAGCCTGCGGATCTCTGCCCGGTCCTCCACTTGGATCACCCTCTCCTCCCGATCTCGAATCAAGATCAGGCCGATATGGACGCCACGAGACAGGTCCGGTTTGATCCACCGTCAGAGAGTCACGGTTCAAACGACGCCGACAATCCGGACCAACCCTCTGACCACGCCCTTTACATTGATCCTTCCGTGAGGCGGAAGCAGTATTGCGCCCCCGTGACGCCCTTCCGGACGATGTCGCCATCACCCAACGACGGGAGCCGCAGCCATGCCGCACACGACCGCCTTCGCCAGGAACCAGTGGTACGTCGCCGCCTACAGTCACGAGGTGGGGCGGGAGTTGCTCGGCCGCACGATCCTCGGTGAGCCGCTCGTCTTCTACCGCACCGAGGGCGAGGGGACGCCCGTCGCCCTGCACGACCGCTGTGTGCACAGGCGCTACCCGCTCTCCGAGAGCGGACTGGACGGCGACCGGATCGTGTGCGGTTACCATGGCTTCACCTACGACACCACGGGTACGTGCGTGTACGTGCCCGGGCAGAAACGCATCCCGCGCACCGCCCGCGTCGCCTCCTACCCGGTGGTCGAGCAGGACGCCCTGATCTGGGTGTGGATCGGCGACCCGGCCCTCGCCGACGCCGACACCATTCCGCGGGCCCGGCACCTCGACTCCCCCGGCTGGGTCACCGTCAGGGGCATGGAGCCGATAGACGCGGACTACGGACTGCTCGTCGACAACCTCCTCGACCTCTCCCACGAGACCTATCTGCACGGCGGCTACATCGGCACCCCCGAGGTCGCCGAGACGCCGATCACCACGGAGGTCGACGAGGGCGCGGGCATCGTCCGGGTGAGCCGGCACATGGACGACGCCGAGTGCCCGCCGTTCTACGCCAGGTCGACCGGCATCGAGGGGCGGATCACGCGCTGGCAGGACATCGAATACCACGCGCCGTGCCTGTATCTGCTGCACAGCCGGATCGCGCCGGTGGGTGTCCTGCCCGAGGCCGACGGCAGCGACCCGAACGGCTTCCACACCGAGATCACGTACGCGATCACGCCGTCGGCCGACGGGAAGGTGTACGACTTCTGGATGGTCTCGCGCGACTGGGCGACGGACGACGACGAGGTCACCGAGTTCCTGCGGGGCAACAACCACACCGTCGTCATGCAGGACGTCGACGCGCTCAACCTCCTTCAGCGGACGCTGGGCTCGGAACGGTCCGGGTACCAGGAGCTGAGCATCAACATCGACACCGGCGGTCTCGCCGCCCGCCGTATCCTCGCCCGGCTGGTCGAGGAGGGCGACAAGCCCGTGGAGAAGGCCCTGTGAGCGGCCGGCCCCTCTCCGAAACACCCCGCGAGATCTACCGCATCGCCTGGCTGCCGGGCACGGACGTCCTGCACGGCACCTGTCACTGCGGCCGTGAGCACAACTCCCAGGACCCCATCGAGATGTGGGAGTGGATGCTCGCTCATCCGCAGGGACATCAGCCGCAGGCGGACCAGGCGCAAGGAATCAGCTCATGAGCGTGTACGAGGCCGAACTCGTCGTCGAGCGGCGGGAGTCGGCCGCCGACGGCGTGCTGGCGCTCACCCTGCGGCATCCGCTGGGTGAGGAACTGCCGGGCTGGGAGCCGGGCGCGCACATCGATGTCGTGCTCGGGCCGGAGCTGGAGCGGCAGTACTCGCTGTGCGGCGATCCCGCCGACCGGTCGGCGTGGCGGATCGCGGTGCTGCGCGAGCCGGACGGGCGCGGTGGATCGGCGTACGTGCACGAATCGTTGGGGTCCGGCAACAAGGTGCGGGTACGCGGGCCCCGGAACCACTTCGCCCTCAAGCCGGCGCCGCGCTACCGCTTCGTCGCGGGCGGTATCGGCATCACACCGATCCTGCCGATGCTCGCCGCCGCCGAGGCCGCGGGCGCCGAGTGGACACTGCTGTACGGCGGGCGCACCCGTGACTCCATGGCGTTCACCGAGGAGTTGGGACGCTACGGGGACAAGGTCACCTTCGCTCCGCAGGACGAGACCGGGCTCCTGGACCTCGACTCGGAGATCGGGCGGCTGCCGGAAGGCACCCTCGTCTACTGCTGCGGCCCCGGGGCGCTGCTCGACGCGGTGGAGACGGTCTGCCCGGCCGGTGCGCTGCACGTGGAGCGGTTCGCGCCGAAGGCCCGACAGGGCGGCGAGGACAGCGAGTTCGAGGTCGTTCTGCAGCGCAGCGGTCGTACGCTGACCGTGCCCGTCGAGGTGTCCGTACTGGACGCCGTGCGCGGCGCCGGGGTCGAGGTGCTCTTCTCGTGCACCGAGGGCACGTGCGGCACCTGTGAGACGGACGTGCTCGAAGGCACCCCGGACCACCGGGACTCGGTGCTCTCGGACGAGGAGCGGGAGGCGGGCGAGACGATGCTCATCTGTGTGTCCCGGTGCCGTGGTCCGCGGCTCGTCCTCGACCTCTAGCGCCACTCTCCCGCCGTCCCGGTCCCGGCCCCGCACCGGGACGGCGACCTCGCACGGCAAAAGCATTGACCATGCATCCCCGGGGCTTTACGTTCCCGCTGAGAACGACTGAGCATGACTGAGTACTACTGAGTACGACCGCGAACGACTGAGCACGTCCGCGCTGTCCGCGCACAGCTCGCCACCACCTGGCACAACCTGTCGGAGTACCTCGATCG
The DNA window shown above is from Streptomyces sp. NBC_01451 and carries:
- a CDS encoding DUF3500 domain-containing protein translates to MLPLPRNSVSPRPFRRPRRAALTVATAALVAAVLSTSDAGLGSVARTDTDTTTVAYSAEATAASETLAAVNAFLATLSSTQQSTVQASRTQSNLSQWSNLPDGLFTRAGLRMDTLTSTQRAAVLAILQAALSDEGYEQVVGITTADGVLHTSTGSDDYGSDHYWIRILGTPSSTGRWTVQYGGHHLAVNITLTGDTMTLAPTLFGVQPATYTLNGVSYEPLAGETDKAFAVVQSLDSTQLAAAVLDTAVTEIILGAGQDGKTLAYEGVQASTFTTAQRTLLLDLVAEWISPLNDEQAASKLESAEANLGSTYFAWSGSTSSDQPIYYRVQSPDFTIEFAHQRNMGGTSHIHAIYRETGNDYGAGD
- a CDS encoding aldehyde dehydrogenase family protein, with the translated sequence MSRRLSSPRCPDPRCGLRGGGLARTHLELGSNSPTLLWHDADLDHALPLVVRAGYRKAGQVCTSVQRLLVHETIADEVTERLAALVGDLAYGDPRAPGTQVGPLISTEAAVHAETLVAVAVGHGSRLVTGGRRAGSMMAPALLSGLPESARLASEEAFAPLLATASFGSLDEAVRLADATRYGLRAGVFCQDLDIALTFARRLETGGVVINDTSSTHPDPMPYGGVKDSGQGTEGPAYAVRDTTESRTVLVRHRRAGL
- a CDS encoding thiamine pyrophosphate-binding protein, with the translated sequence MGNTAEVVADYVRAAGGRFVFAYPGDPIIELMEAMRAQDVEVVLAGREGTAVFMAEAQAMVTGLPGVCLSTLGPGSTSIVNGVAAATWDRVPLLAISGQIDAGREDVVTHQVVDHKLLFSPVTKWAGRIEPRSVDTVMRKALRLAVAERPGAVHLTGSAETFAAPAPDNAVTPPPLGGGAGGVRVHRTEGGPDPTAVLRAARRPVLLAGAGATRCGASDALIRLAERAVAPVVVSPMAKGVFPEDHPLFAGVLDMACNQVLWDFLAGSDLVVAAGFDPVELIRPWSLAVPVLHVDTTPNTDQVYPSDCEVVGDVSASIDWLADEWRGEPRWDERDVAAHRDRLRTAYYAGRVAGRLNPTDVIDVVRASAPAETVVTCDVGSHKLLVGQGWQARRPRSVLMSNGLSSMGFGLPGAIAAQMTLGEAPVVALIGDGGFTMAATELRLAVARQLRLAVVVFCDGSLNRIELKQRALGYPSTATRLHDIDLVALAGSMGCHGVRVSSAAGLEKAMAGLTGPSGPLLIEARIDPAQYEAQF
- a CDS encoding FAD-binding protein, producing the protein MSAGDADIAVGGGGNAAIVAALTAADAGARVLVQERAPVHFRGGNSRHTRNIRCAHDTGDEYTTGPYPFAELRADLCGVGEVPSDERLAELTIRQSADAPAWMSAHGARWQPALTGTLNLARANRFFLGGGRALLNSYYRTAERAGVAIAYDTKVTHLEVDGEICTALHTDDGRRVRASSVICASGGFEADLAWLGRYWGEAAEGFHVRGPAYNDGGFFRELLDAEAQQAGEERGFHAVAVDAAARPRGLRDAHPAAAGDRGIRSAAAAPCGRGRGRVRARAVHRIRPRDLPDAVRPPRQPGALTWATPLRWWPITSEPPGAGSSSPTRAIRSSS
- a CDS encoding ABC transporter substrate-binding protein, with the protein product MNRRQLVKGVLATGVVTLTGAGCTDAGATKTGRLSIGQVSTSIAFFPMFVATEKGYFEKEGVTFDEPAVLGNGSKVAAALKSGSIELGGGVMTDVLKLSQTGDNLSLVADMVDTYYIDIITGTKFGGAAVDASLDERIESLKGRKIGITGPGSGTEALVIHLFKKVGLDPKKDAELVNLGSEPTAAIGALKGGQVDALSFAQPLAQQAEGDGIGITYISPCRGDVPGLQHVSHGVMFTTASVMKKKAEEIAAFQRALVRARKDIHGGDSAEIKKLLAGYRSGMPDSALEALLPLLKEEIRTTNGFPRTSFDAAVAFHKASGLITKDPDYDALVPSNLRET
- a CDS encoding ABC transporter permease, which encodes MSTVDEKKTTDTAMSTRESTEKSVGESVTVPLNRGWWDKHGGAVIIWGGRLVFVVVLLAAWQLCAGRLFDVTFTSRPLDVMRRLAEWHRDGLLWSNTWVTLQEVMLGFAFGAGSGALAGFVLASLPTFYRVVDPFIVALYSLPKVALAPLFIVWFGIGLQMKVVLAAVTVFFLVFLNTAVGVREVDRGLIDAVRLMGGRRRDVVWKVVLPGSMTGLLTGLKVAVPYSLIGAVIGELVASNRGLGYLISDAAANYDTAGVFATLAVLGTIATVLNLVVGVLDRRANRWKPLEGRA
- a CDS encoding ABC transporter ATP-binding protein; the encoded protein is MSSVVQVRGLTKQFAKGDLGIMALRDLSLGIEEGCFVTVLGRSGCGKSTMLNMMSGLMQPTSGDVTYRGKPVSGPRTEVGYMTQSDTLMPWRDVVRNVEMPMEIKGVDAQERRKRAMDLIERVGLSGFERHYPRELSGGMRRRASLARMLAGGPEVLLLDEPFGALDAQLRSVLQAELLRLWQDSGQTVVFVTHDIEEALLLGDRVVVLGRIGRVVLDKEIDLPRPRDADELRVDPHFVALHKEMSAALREAQ